In Burkholderia lata, the DNA window CTGCATTGAGCGTGCGGAGCGCGTCAGGGCGTTAGCGCGGCTGGCGGTCGTTGCTGCGGGCATGCTTCTTTCTGCCCGACGACGTCCACACGACGATGAAGATCAGCAGGGCAAGCGCTACGAAGGCTTCGAGCGCGAAGATGAGCATCGGATATTGGTCGAGAAAATCTGACATGGCGGTTTCCATCAAGAACGGACATTGTATGTGGTTTGGGCCCCGGTTGGCCGGGTGGGTTGCGGCGGCCGCGGCAGCGGCGCTGCTTGCGGCTTGTGGTGGTACGCCGACGCGGACGTCGTCGCTGAAGCCGCCGACAGGCGCGGCGATCGTGCCGGGTCAGGTCGCCGCGAAGCGGCTCACGCCGGTCGCGTGGCAGCAGGTGCCGGGCTGGCAGGACGATTCGCTGATCGGTGCGACCGCCGCGCTGCGGCAGAACTGCGTGCGGCTCGCGCGCCAGCCGGCCTGGGCACGCGCTTGCGCTGCCGCTGACCGGCTCGACGAGCTCGACGTCAGCAGTGCACGTACGTTCTTCGAAACGTATTTCACGCCGTTCCAGCTCGCGAATACCGACGGGACGCTCGACGGGCTTGTGACCGGCTATTACGAGCCGCTGCTGCATGGTTCGCGTGTGCGCCGCGGCCCGTATCAGTACGCGCTCTACCGATGGCCCTCCGGTTATCGCGCGGGCGCCGCGCTGCCGGCACGCGCGCAGCTCGAACGCGCCGGCATCCTGAACGGCAACGAACTCGTGTGGGTCGACGACCCGATCGAAGCGTTCTTCCTGCAGGTGCAGGGCTCGGGACGCGTGCTGCTCGACGACGGTTCGGTGATGCGGGTCGGCTTCGGCGGCACCAACAACCAGCCGTACCGCTCGATCGGCAAGTGGCTGCTCGATCGCGGCGAGCTGACGCCCGCCCAGGCGACGATGCAGGGCATCAAGGCGTGGGCGAAGGCGAACCCGACCCGCGTCGACGCGTTGCTCGACACGAACCCGCGATTCGTGTTCTTCCGCGACATGCCGACCAAGGAAGATGCGCCGCATGGCGGTGCGGACGGCCCGATCGGCGCGCTGGGCGTGCCGCTGACGCCGGAGCGTTCGATTGCCGTCGATCCGTCGTCGATCCCGCTCGGCACTCCGGTGTTCCTGCAGACCACGCGCCCGCTGACGAATACGCCGATGAACCGGCTCGTGTTCGCGCAGGATACGGGCTCAGCGATCAAGGGCGGCGTGCGGGCCGACTACTTCTGGGGGCTCGGCGACGATGCAGGCGATCAGGCAGGGCGGATGAAGCAGGTCGGCCGGATGTGGCTGCTGTTCCCGAATTCGTGATGTGAGGCGGCGCGGGTGGCTTCGGTCGCTCGGGTCGCCGCCGATGCATTCGACGCGGTATTCGTAGACGCGACGATGGGCGTGGGGTGCGTTGCCCTGATCGTGAGGGCGCCCGTGCGGTGTCAGCTTTCGTGATGCGCGAGTCGCGTCGGCGGGTGCTCCAACGGTGCGCCGGAATGAAACAGCCCGATCGGCCAACGCCGATCGGGCTGTTTCATTTGCAGCGACGGATTCAACGCGCGTAATCAACGCGCAGCGATTTTCGTCAGCCCTTGCGCTTGTCGACGACGCGTCGCGCCTTGCCGACCGAGCGCTCGATCCCGTTCACGGGCAGCACGTTGATCACGGCCGTCACGCCGATCAGCGACTTGATGTCATAGGCGAGCGCCTGTTTTGCCGCGTGGATTGCTGCAGTATCGGGCGCGGTTTCGGGGCAAGGCTCGACGTTGAGCGTCATCACGTCGAGCGGGCCTTCCTTCGTCAGCACGATCTGATAGTGCGGTGCGAGCGCGCGCTGCTTGAGCAACTGCTCCTCGATCTGCGTCGGGAATACGTTCACGCCGCGCACGATCATCATGTCGTCCGAGCGCCCCGTGATTTTCTCCATCCGGCGCATCGTGCGAGCCGTGCCCGGCAACAGCCGCGTGAGGTCGCGGGTCCGGTAGCGGACGATCGGCAGCGCTTCCTTCGTCAGCGACGTGAATACGAGTTCGCCGAGCTCGCCGTCCGGAAGCACTTCGCCGGTTTCAGGATCGATGATTTCCGGATAAAAGTGGTCTTCCCAGATGGTTGGGCCGTCCTTGGTCTCGACGCATTCGGACGCGACGCCGGGGCCCATCACTTCGGACAGCCCGTAAATGTCGACCGCATCGATGCCCATCCGCTGCTCGATCGCGACGCGCATGTCGTTGGTCCAGGGTTCCGCACCGAA includes these proteins:
- the mltA gene encoding murein transglycosylase A is translated as MWFGPRLAGWVAAAAAAALLAACGGTPTRTSSLKPPTGAAIVPGQVAAKRLTPVAWQQVPGWQDDSLIGATAALRQNCVRLARQPAWARACAAADRLDELDVSSARTFFETYFTPFQLANTDGTLDGLVTGYYEPLLHGSRVRRGPYQYALYRWPSGYRAGAALPARAQLERAGILNGNELVWVDDPIEAFFLQVQGSGRVLLDDGSVMRVGFGGTNNQPYRSIGKWLLDRGELTPAQATMQGIKAWAKANPTRVDALLDTNPRFVFFRDMPTKEDAPHGGADGPIGALGVPLTPERSIAVDPSSIPLGTPVFLQTTRPLTNTPMNRLVFAQDTGSAIKGGVRADYFWGLGDDAGDQAGRMKQVGRMWLLFPNS
- the paaK gene encoding phenylacetate--CoA ligase PaaK; this encodes MTTPLPLEPIETASRDELTALQLERLKWSLRHAYDHSPVYRRKFDDAGVHPDDLKTLADLSRFPFTTKSDLRDSYPFGMFAVPQDQISRIHASSGTTGKPTVVGYTAGDIDTWANLVARSIRAAGARRGDKVHISYGYGLFTGGLGAHYGAERAGLTVIPFGGGQTEKQVQLIQDFRPDIIMVTPSYMLSIADEIERQGLDPVQSSLRIGIFGAEPWTNDMRVAIEQRMGIDAVDIYGLSEVMGPGVASECVETKDGPTIWEDHFYPEIIDPETGEVLPDGELGELVFTSLTKEALPIVRYRTRDLTRLLPGTARTMRRMEKITGRSDDMMIVRGVNVFPTQIEEQLLKQRALAPHYQIVLTKEGPLDVMTLNVEPCPETAPDTAAIHAAKQALAYDIKSLIGVTAVINVLPVNGIERSVGKARRVVDKRKG